A section of the Spirosoma pollinicola genome encodes:
- a CDS encoding PfkB family carbohydrate kinase, with protein sequence MSLLTVGSVAFDALETPFGKTDKIIGGAATYITLSASYFTKENNLVAVVGDDFPQTMIDDLNQHGINTDGLEIRVGEKTFFWSGKYHNDMNSRDTVEVQLNVMENFDPIIPASYQDCDYLMLGNTAPAIQQMVIKRLTKRPKLIVLDTMNLWIEIANPDLMGLLKLVDVLVVNDEEARQLTREYSLVKAAAKIRAMGPQTVIIKKGEHGALLFSEGKIFFAPALPLEEVFDPTGAGDTFAGGFIGHLAQTDDISFDNMKRAIIYGSAMASFCVEKFGAERIMNLTQEEIQSRVSEFVTLSAFGL encoded by the coding sequence ATGAGCTTACTTACCGTTGGTTCCGTAGCGTTCGATGCGCTGGAGACCCCGTTCGGCAAAACCGACAAAATTATTGGCGGTGCCGCTACCTACATCACGCTGTCGGCTTCGTACTTCACGAAAGAAAATAACTTGGTTGCCGTTGTGGGTGACGATTTTCCACAAACCATGATTGACGATCTCAATCAGCACGGAATCAATACGGACGGACTGGAAATTCGCGTGGGAGAGAAGACCTTTTTCTGGTCGGGTAAGTACCACAACGACATGAACAGCCGCGATACGGTAGAGGTGCAGTTGAATGTGATGGAGAACTTCGATCCAATCATTCCTGCGTCTTATCAGGATTGTGACTACCTGATGCTGGGTAATACGGCACCGGCTATTCAGCAAATGGTGATTAAGCGGCTGACCAAACGTCCTAAACTCATCGTACTGGACACGATGAACCTCTGGATCGAAATTGCCAACCCCGACTTGATGGGTTTACTCAAACTGGTTGATGTATTGGTTGTCAATGACGAAGAAGCCCGCCAACTGACGCGTGAATATTCGCTGGTAAAGGCAGCGGCTAAGATCCGGGCGATGGGGCCCCAAACGGTCATCATCAAAAAAGGCGAACATGGTGCACTATTGTTCAGCGAAGGTAAAATCTTCTTTGCTCCGGCGCTCCCGCTCGAAGAAGTATTCGACCCAACCGGCGCTGGCGATACGTTTGCCGGTGGATTTATTGGCCATCTGGCCCAAACTGACGATATCTCTTTCGACAATATGAAACGGGCAATTATTTACGGTTCGGCTATGGCGTCGTTTTGTGTCGAAAAATTTGGTGCCGAGCGTATTATGAATTTGACGCAGGAGGAGATTCAATCGCGGGTAAGCGAGTTTGTAACGCTATCGGCCTTCGGCTTGTAG
- a CDS encoding ferritin-like domain-containing protein: MNLQNLFSEIEKVDGEIFDRLAHVSRRSLFSSLTKKTIAVAAPAIMASALTTAYGQSSSLPQGVKDVLNFALALEYLEYTFYDYGHNLAMIPDSYKAAFEVIRQHEEVHVKLLKSVLGSDAIPMPKFDFSAKGTFTDTFTNFGTFSAVAQTFEDTGVRAYKGQAANLMVAPAILQVALQIHATEAAHAANVRYMRGQKGWITGGTAAMQGLPAVVNASYAGEENLTQAGVNLASALAGDSRITADMVSQAFDEPLNKDQVLAIVAPFFA, translated from the coding sequence ATGAACTTACAGAATCTATTTAGCGAAATTGAGAAAGTGGACGGCGAAATTTTTGACCGCTTAGCACACGTCTCACGTCGGAGCTTATTTAGCTCGTTGACCAAGAAAACGATTGCCGTGGCAGCGCCAGCCATTATGGCTTCTGCACTGACAACAGCTTATGGCCAGTCCAGTTCACTGCCACAAGGCGTAAAGGATGTTCTCAATTTTGCACTCGCATTAGAGTACTTAGAATACACATTCTACGATTATGGCCATAATCTGGCTATGATTCCAGATAGTTACAAGGCCGCTTTTGAAGTAATTCGTCAGCATGAAGAAGTGCACGTCAAATTGCTGAAGTCGGTACTTGGCTCTGATGCTATTCCGATGCCTAAATTCGATTTCTCAGCAAAAGGTACCTTTACAGACACCTTCACCAACTTTGGTACGTTTTCGGCTGTAGCCCAAACGTTTGAAGATACTGGTGTTCGCGCCTACAAAGGACAAGCGGCTAATTTGATGGTGGCGCCAGCTATTTTGCAGGTGGCTTTACAAATTCACGCAACAGAAGCCGCTCATGCAGCTAACGTTCGGTATATGCGTGGCCAAAAAGGCTGGATTACAGGTGGTACTGCCGCTATGCAGGGTCTTCCTGCCGTTGTGAATGCTAGTTATGCTGGTGAAGAAAACCTGACCCAGGCTGGTGTTAATTTAGCTTCGGCATTAGCGGGCGATAGCCGCATCACAGCGGACATGGTTTCTCAAGCCTTTGATGAACCACTGAATAAAGATCAGGTTCTGGCTATTGTGGCGCCATTCTTCGCCTAA
- a CDS encoding ferritin-like domain-containing protein has product MKNVTNRPEAMISEAASRRSFLRVAGAAAVTGGLLTACSNADEIRVQPSGARAAGTVVSLPTGDVGILAFAYVLEQLEAAFYEMVLAKPYPNMSSADQMLWADIRGHEIIHRALFKAAVGSAVPDLTFDFSSIDFSNRADVISSAEAFEKTGVGAYNGAGKYIKNADYLTLAGKIVSVETRHHSILRELQYPHSDAFAGPTIVTSDTGLHLAYEPTFVLPIAQKYILETLDASALAGSLS; this is encoded by the coding sequence ATGAAAAACGTTACAAATCGACCAGAAGCGATGATTTCGGAGGCCGCCAGCCGCCGGTCGTTTCTACGAGTAGCGGGAGCAGCAGCTGTAACAGGTGGCTTGCTAACAGCTTGCTCGAACGCGGATGAGATTCGTGTTCAACCTAGTGGTGCCCGTGCTGCTGGTACCGTGGTTTCATTACCCACAGGTGATGTTGGTATTCTTGCTTTTGCTTATGTACTGGAACAGCTTGAGGCTGCTTTCTACGAAATGGTGCTGGCAAAACCTTACCCAAATATGTCTTCGGCCGATCAAATGCTGTGGGCTGATATTCGTGGCCATGAAATTATTCACCGTGCGCTTTTCAAAGCCGCTGTGGGCAGTGCAGTTCCTGACTTGACTTTTGATTTCTCAAGTATCGACTTTAGCAACCGGGCTGATGTAATCAGTAGCGCTGAAGCGTTTGAAAAAACAGGTGTAGGGGCTTACAACGGTGCAGGTAAGTACATCAAAAATGCTGACTATCTAACTCTGGCAGGTAAAATTGTATCAGTCGAAACGCGTCACCACTCTATTCTGCGTGAATTACAATACCCGCATTCAGATGCTTTTGCCGGCCCAACCATCGTAACGAGCGATACTGGATTACACCTTGCTTACGAACCAACGTTTGTATTACCAATCGCACAGAAATATATTCTTGAAACACTCGACGCCAGCGCATTAGCCGGTAGCCTGTCTTAA
- a CDS encoding SDR family NAD(P)-dependent oxidoreductase yields the protein MSNFTNQIAFITGAGSGIGRATALAFSTSGAKVVVAEINEANGCETVNQIQQLGGDALFVRCDVADPAQIESAIRQTVDTYGRLDIAINNAGIGGKFGRFIDQTPDDFDQIMAINVGGVFYGMQAQIRQMLLQQQTDHSAPDGTPAGTGHSAGRIHAGGRIVNISSIAGVRGMPMGAPYSASKHAVIGLTKTAALEYARQNIRINAVCPVYTHSAMVDELINTAPGMEERMRRMIPMGRFGEPDEIAQTILWLCADENAFCTGQAIQLDGGMTAG from the coding sequence ATGTCGAATTTTACGAATCAGATTGCATTCATTACAGGAGCCGGATCAGGTATCGGGCGGGCAACAGCTCTTGCCTTTTCAACGTCAGGTGCGAAGGTGGTAGTCGCCGAAATTAATGAAGCTAATGGCTGTGAAACCGTTAACCAAATACAACAACTGGGAGGTGATGCCCTGTTTGTGCGCTGTGATGTGGCTGATCCTGCTCAAATCGAATCAGCGATTCGGCAAACCGTCGATACCTATGGACGGCTGGATATTGCCATTAACAACGCGGGTATAGGTGGAAAATTTGGGCGATTTATTGACCAAACGCCTGATGATTTCGACCAGATCATGGCCATAAACGTTGGGGGCGTATTTTACGGGATGCAAGCCCAGATCAGGCAGATGTTGCTACAGCAACAAACGGATCATTCAGCTCCTGATGGGACTCCAGCCGGGACCGGCCATTCTGCTGGGCGCATCCACGCGGGGGGGCGCATTGTGAATATATCGAGTATTGCGGGTGTTCGTGGCATGCCTATGGGGGCTCCCTATAGTGCATCGAAGCATGCTGTAATTGGATTGACCAAAACAGCTGCGTTGGAGTACGCCCGACAAAATATTCGTATCAATGCTGTTTGCCCGGTTTATACACACTCAGCTATGGTCGACGAACTCATTAATACGGCTCCCGGTATGGAAGAGCGTATGCGCCGAATGATTCCAATGGGCCGATTTGGAGAGCCTGACGAAATAGCCCAGACTATTTTATGGCTTTGTGCCGACGAAAATGCCTTCTGTACAGGGCAGGCCATCCAGTTAGACGGCGGCATGACAGCAGGCTAA
- the ybeY gene encoding rRNA maturation RNase YbeY, translating to MIRFFNEDVPYKLPQKQATRQWLKQQAEVEGYVVGDLNYIFCSDEHVLQVNRDYLQHDYYTDIITFDQSEEEGKIEGDIFVSVDRVLDNASQLAITAEQEMRRVLAHGLLHLCGYGDKTDEEVAQMRAKEDEWLSRLAIPVK from the coding sequence ATGATTCGTTTTTTTAATGAAGATGTTCCTTACAAACTTCCTCAGAAGCAGGCAACCCGCCAATGGCTAAAGCAACAAGCTGAAGTGGAGGGGTATGTAGTTGGGGACTTAAATTATATTTTTTGTTCTGATGAGCACGTGCTGCAGGTAAACCGGGATTACCTCCAGCATGATTACTACACAGACATTATTACGTTCGACCAGAGCGAAGAGGAAGGAAAAATAGAGGGCGATATTTTCGTTAGCGTTGATCGCGTACTAGACAACGCCAGCCAATTAGCCATCACTGCCGAACAGGAAATGCGTCGAGTTCTTGCGCACGGCCTGTTACATCTCTGTGGCTACGGCGACAAAACCGACGAGGAAGTTGCACAGATGAGAGCCAAAGAAGACGAATGGTTAAGCAGATTAGCTATCCCCGTTAAATAA
- a CDS encoding GNAT family N-acetyltransferase, giving the protein MTHYREATANDAEPIAQLHSLSWQQNYRGIWRDEFLNGHVLENRRDVWRKRLQQPDTNQYVLVAESAGVICGFACTYADKDPVWGTLLDNLHVLKNQNGQGIGTQLIKLAANWAYSKSTASGFYLWVLPENRNARIFYEKLGAVNHELMSLESPDGGYSGAYRYVWQDIKTLI; this is encoded by the coding sequence ATGACACATTACAGAGAGGCAACGGCCAACGATGCCGAACCAATTGCCCAGTTACACAGCCTTAGCTGGCAACAAAACTACAGAGGTATTTGGAGAGATGAGTTTTTGAACGGTCATGTTCTCGAAAATAGACGCGATGTTTGGCGAAAACGCCTGCAACAGCCAGATACCAATCAATACGTACTTGTCGCCGAATCGGCTGGGGTCATTTGTGGCTTTGCCTGTACCTACGCCGATAAAGACCCCGTTTGGGGAACGTTACTCGACAACCTGCATGTTCTGAAGAACCAGAACGGACAGGGTATAGGCACTCAGCTTATCAAGTTGGCCGCTAACTGGGCTTACAGTAAAAGTACAGCATCGGGCTTCTATTTATGGGTGTTGCCAGAAAACCGAAATGCCCGAATATTCTACGAGAAGTTAGGTGCCGTTAATCATGAATTGATGTCACTGGAAAGCCCGGACGGTGGGTATTCAGGTGCTTACCGGTACGTTTGGCAGGATATAAAGACGTTAATTTAA
- a CDS encoding zinc-binding dehydrogenase — MKAIQLTEKKQPVQLIDAPMPTAGPGDVLIKVDAAALNHRDVFVQQGMYPGIKLPAILGSDGAGVVVAVGEGVDTAWRGQAVIINPGLNWGDNPRFYGPDFRILGMPDNGTFAEYVVVNKNYIHHKPAHLSFEQAAALPLAGLTAWRALMTRAALHTSGTPEKVLITGIGGGAALFALQFAVAAGAEVWVTSGSEEKLARAKALGATGGINYRDADWAKTLITEADGGRVGNPARGYFDVIIDSAGGPGFAKLIDLAAPGGRIAFFGGTTGTITDIIPPKVFFKQLSIFGTTMGTEHEFAAMLSFVDTHKIVPVLDEVFPLFDIEQAMKKMDGGKQFGKIVLKING; from the coding sequence ATGAAAGCCATCCAGTTAACCGAAAAAAAACAACCAGTGCAGCTGATCGACGCGCCTATGCCCACCGCCGGGCCGGGCGACGTGCTCATAAAAGTCGATGCTGCAGCTCTTAACCACCGCGATGTATTTGTTCAGCAGGGTATGTATCCGGGTATCAAGCTCCCGGCTATTTTGGGATCAGATGGGGCGGGTGTAGTGGTTGCGGTAGGAGAAGGGGTCGATACCGCCTGGCGCGGGCAGGCGGTTATTATTAATCCGGGGCTTAACTGGGGCGATAACCCCAGGTTTTACGGGCCGGATTTTCGGATTTTAGGTATGCCCGACAATGGCACGTTTGCTGAGTATGTAGTAGTCAATAAAAATTACATCCATCATAAGCCCGCCCACCTTTCGTTCGAGCAGGCAGCCGCGCTACCATTGGCGGGCCTAACTGCCTGGCGGGCACTTATGACCCGTGCGGCCTTACACACATCTGGCACACCAGAAAAAGTTCTGATTACGGGTATTGGTGGAGGAGCCGCCCTGTTCGCCCTTCAATTTGCAGTGGCTGCCGGAGCCGAAGTATGGGTAACATCTGGCTCTGAGGAGAAATTAGCCAGAGCTAAAGCCTTAGGAGCAACCGGAGGCATCAATTATAGAGATGCGGATTGGGCTAAAACGCTCATAACCGAAGCAGACGGTGGTCGCGTTGGTAATCCGGCCCGGGGTTATTTCGATGTTATTATAGATAGTGCGGGCGGGCCTGGATTTGCCAAATTAATTGATTTGGCAGCACCGGGTGGTCGCATCGCCTTCTTTGGGGGTACAACCGGTACTATCACTGATATTATTCCGCCGAAAGTGTTCTTTAAACAGTTGTCGATTTTTGGTACAACGATGGGCACCGAACACGAATTCGCGGCTATGCTTTCGTTTGTAGATACCCATAAAATTGTGCCTGTGCTGGATGAGGTTTTCCCTTTATTTGACATAGAACAGGCTATGAAAAAGATGGATGGTGGGAAACAGTTTGGGAAAATAGTTCTTAAAATAAATGGCTGA
- a CDS encoding aminotransferase class I/II-fold pyridoxal phosphate-dependent enzyme: MFTVTRSVTQTLANRLAAYKQEGLLRQLRTANDSVDFCSNDYLGFARSATLKSAIQQADLTLTNARTGATGSRLLAGQTALADEVEQELAKFYKAEAALVFNSGYDANIGLLACLPKAGDTLLTDELIHASMIDGARLSYATRHRFRHNDLADLTSKLQQASQQEGQIFVAVESVYSMDGDMAPLVELVDLCDEYGAALIVDEAHATGVYGSGPNGQQGEGLVVSLGLQDRVLARVHTFGKALGVHGAAIVGPAVLRDYLINFARPFIYTTALPPHSLVAIRCAHEYIKQSPEASYQLHRLLTYFRNQVLDLLPATNWSNSQSPIQCLLVPGNANARAVAIEAQRMGLDVRAILSPTVPAGQERLRLCIHAFNTTEEIDRLITILQTSLGSHSTQ; this comes from the coding sequence ATGTTTACAGTAACACGCTCAGTAACCCAAACACTGGCCAACCGGTTGGCTGCTTATAAGCAGGAAGGCTTGTTGCGGCAACTCCGAACGGCCAATGACTCCGTGGATTTTTGTTCAAATGATTACCTCGGTTTTGCCCGTTCCGCGACGCTTAAAAGTGCTATTCAGCAAGCCGACTTGACTCTGACAAATGCCCGAACAGGGGCAACGGGTTCCCGTTTGCTGGCCGGACAAACAGCGCTGGCAGATGAGGTAGAACAGGAGTTGGCGAAGTTTTATAAAGCAGAAGCTGCGTTGGTATTTAACTCCGGTTACGATGCTAATATTGGCTTATTGGCCTGCCTGCCCAAAGCAGGTGACACACTCCTGACGGATGAGCTGATTCATGCGAGTATGATTGATGGGGCGCGGCTTAGTTATGCCACCCGCCATCGGTTCCGGCACAATGATTTGGCCGATTTAACAAGTAAACTTCAGCAGGCATCACAACAGGAGGGGCAAATTTTTGTAGCCGTAGAGTCCGTTTATTCGATGGATGGCGACATGGCTCCGCTTGTTGAGTTGGTTGATCTCTGCGACGAATACGGGGCCGCTCTGATCGTCGATGAAGCGCATGCTACGGGCGTGTATGGTTCCGGCCCAAATGGTCAGCAGGGCGAGGGGTTAGTCGTTTCGCTGGGTTTACAGGATCGAGTACTGGCCAGAGTGCATACGTTCGGAAAAGCGTTGGGCGTTCATGGGGCCGCTATTGTTGGCCCGGCTGTGCTTCGTGATTACTTAATTAATTTTGCCCGCCCTTTTATTTATACAACAGCGTTGCCTCCGCATAGTCTGGTGGCAATTCGTTGCGCTCATGAATACATAAAACAGAGTCCGGAGGCTTCGTACCAGCTTCACAGGCTACTTACTTACTTCCGTAATCAGGTACTTGATTTGTTGCCCGCCACAAACTGGTCAAATAGCCAGTCGCCAATTCAGTGTCTGCTCGTTCCGGGTAATGCTAACGCTCGGGCAGTGGCTATAGAAGCACAACGAATGGGGTTGGATGTACGCGCTATTTTGAGCCCGACAGTCCCGGCAGGGCAGGAGCGTTTACGGCTGTGCATCCATGCATTTAATACAACCGAAGAAATAGACAGGCTAATAACCATTTTACAGACTTCTTTAGGGAGCCATTCTACCCAATGA
- the bioD gene encoding dethiobiotin synthase, producing the protein MNQVKLIVAGIGTEIGKTVASAVLVEALQADYWKPIQSGGLDDSDTDTVRRLISNSASCFHTEAYRLTQPLSPHAAAEIDGITIELDAFEVPQTRSNLVIELAGGLMVPLNNQDLTIDLVKKLNLPVVLVSRNYLGSINHTLLSVDACRSRNIPLMGILFNGPTVPSTETLILNYTGLPCLGRIGQEEAVTKAVIIKYAAGILPRLHQLIEAFQQKF; encoded by the coding sequence ATGAATCAGGTAAAATTAATTGTTGCCGGCATCGGCACAGAAATTGGCAAAACGGTTGCGTCGGCGGTTCTGGTCGAAGCGTTACAGGCCGATTACTGGAAACCCATTCAGTCGGGCGGTCTGGATGATTCCGATACAGATACCGTTCGGCGGTTAATTAGTAATTCAGCATCCTGCTTTCATACGGAAGCGTACCGACTTACCCAACCGCTATCGCCACATGCTGCCGCCGAAATAGACGGGATTACGATTGAGTTAGATGCGTTTGAAGTCCCTCAGACCCGGAGTAACCTGGTGATCGAACTGGCGGGAGGGCTTATGGTGCCCCTCAACAACCAGGATCTCACCATTGATCTGGTGAAAAAACTGAACTTGCCGGTAGTGTTGGTGTCGCGAAACTATCTGGGCAGTATCAACCACACCTTGCTATCGGTCGATGCCTGCCGTAGCCGCAATATTCCATTAATGGGAATTCTGTTTAATGGCCCTACTGTACCATCTACAGAAACGCTTATTTTAAATTATACGGGCTTGCCCTGTCTGGGTCGAATTGGTCAGGAGGAGGCTGTAACGAAGGCTGTAATAATAAAATATGCCGCAGGTATTTTACCACGACTGCACCAACTCATCGAAGCGTTCCAGCAAAAATTTTGA
- a CDS encoding aminotransferase class IV, whose amino-acid sequence MYHGYFNGTIASTDQLTVGVTDLSLLRGYGLFDYFLTYNGRPFQWDWYWERFQNSASRMHLRLPLSKDETYAIVMKLVERSNEASRKNGLATPIDVAFRFILTGGYSADSISIEKPNLLILTEMIHPVPAVQYEQGIKVILDDYVRDMAEVKSTDYKRVILMAEAIRAARASDLLYQKGGEISELSRSNFFIVKGERLITPDKHILHGITRKTVIQLAQSDFQVEERSVLLSDLYDADEAFTTSSTKKVLPITQVGELTIGNGHVGPKSKFLLERFDELVQSW is encoded by the coding sequence ATGTACCACGGTTATTTCAATGGCACTATTGCCTCTACAGACCAGCTTACAGTTGGCGTTACGGACCTTAGCCTGCTTCGGGGGTATGGGCTGTTCGACTATTTCCTGACCTACAATGGGCGGCCGTTTCAATGGGACTGGTATTGGGAGCGATTTCAAAATTCAGCATCCCGCATGCACTTGCGGCTACCATTGAGCAAAGACGAAACCTACGCTATCGTTATGAAGCTTGTGGAGAGAAGTAATGAAGCGAGTCGTAAAAATGGACTGGCCACACCTATTGATGTAGCGTTTCGGTTTATTCTGACGGGTGGTTATTCTGCCGATAGCATCAGCATTGAAAAACCCAATCTGCTCATTCTGACCGAGATGATTCACCCGGTGCCAGCGGTGCAATATGAGCAGGGTATTAAAGTAATTCTGGACGATTATGTCCGGGATATGGCCGAGGTTAAAAGCACCGATTACAAGCGTGTTATTTTAATGGCCGAAGCCATAAGGGCTGCGCGTGCGTCGGATTTGCTGTATCAGAAAGGGGGCGAAATAAGCGAATTGAGCCGAAGCAATTTCTTCATTGTTAAAGGAGAACGGTTGATAACGCCCGATAAACATATTTTGCACGGCATTACCCGGAAAACAGTCATTCAATTAGCCCAGAGCGATTTTCAGGTTGAGGAGCGCAGCGTGCTTCTTTCTGACCTGTACGATGCCGATGAGGCATTTACCACCAGCTCAACCAAAAAAGTACTACCCATTACTCAAGTCGGCGAGTTGACTATCGGCAACGGCCATGTTGGCCCCAAATCAAAATTTTTGCTGGAACGCTTCGATGAGTTGGTGCAGTCGTGGTAA
- a CDS encoding aspartate kinase — protein MKVFKFGGASVKDADGVRNLAEIVRTQGQDAVIVVSAMGKTTNALESLVRAYVDQQPDSIRTHLAGLLAYHSNIMSELTGDFSLVHQTLTQLEIHLKSPASAFYDEVYDQIVSVGELLSTQIIAAYLTQTGLAARWLDARQLIRTDTTFREGRVDWETTSHQIKAAVTKSGVYITQGFIGQSADNRTTTLGREGSDYTAAIFAYCLNAANVTIWKDVPGVLNADPKWFDETVLLERLTYQDAIELAYYGATVIHPKTIKPLQNKGIPLYVKSFLKPDAPGTVIGNHERHLTIPSFIFKVNQVLISLHPNDFSFIAEDNLSRIFGRFAQAGVKINLMQNTAISFSVVVDNNPDRVPALLALLKEDFRVSYNDGLELITIRYYDQGTIDRVLPNKKLLLEQKSRYTVQLVVKDVS, from the coding sequence ATGAAAGTTTTCAAATTTGGTGGTGCCTCGGTGAAAGATGCAGACGGGGTCCGAAATCTGGCCGAAATAGTCAGAACGCAGGGGCAGGACGCGGTGATCGTCGTATCGGCAATGGGCAAGACAACAAATGCCCTTGAGAGCCTCGTTCGGGCTTATGTCGATCAACAGCCAGATAGTATCCGGACACATCTGGCTGGCCTACTAGCCTATCATTCCAATATCATGAGTGAACTGACAGGCGACTTCAGCCTCGTTCATCAGACATTGACTCAGCTTGAAATCCACCTAAAAAGCCCGGCGAGTGCTTTCTACGATGAGGTTTACGACCAAATTGTTTCGGTTGGCGAATTGCTGTCAACTCAGATTATTGCGGCCTATCTTACCCAAACCGGTCTTGCTGCACGCTGGCTCGATGCCCGACAATTGATCCGAACCGATACAACGTTTCGGGAAGGCCGGGTCGATTGGGAGACAACCAGCCATCAAATAAAGGCTGCTGTAACCAAGAGCGGAGTTTATATAACCCAGGGATTCATCGGTCAGTCGGCCGACAACCGGACAACGACGCTTGGTCGCGAAGGGTCGGATTATACGGCCGCTATTTTTGCTTACTGCCTGAATGCCGCGAATGTTACGATCTGGAAAGACGTACCGGGCGTTCTGAACGCCGATCCGAAGTGGTTTGACGAAACGGTCCTTCTAGAGCGGTTAACCTATCAGGACGCCATTGAACTGGCTTATTACGGAGCTACGGTCATTCACCCGAAAACCATTAAACCACTCCAGAACAAAGGTATCCCACTTTACGTCAAGTCATTTCTGAAACCCGATGCACCCGGAACAGTTATTGGCAATCACGAGCGTCATCTTACCATTCCGTCCTTTATTTTCAAAGTCAATCAGGTCTTAATTTCACTTCATCCAAATGACTTTTCGTTTATTGCCGAGGATAATCTGAGCCGGATTTTTGGTCGGTTTGCTCAGGCGGGCGTCAAAATTAACTTGATGCAAAATACGGCGATCAGTTTCTCGGTTGTTGTCGATAATAACCCGGATCGGGTGCCTGCCCTGTTAGCGTTATTGAAAGAGGATTTTCGGGTAAGCTATAACGACGGTCTTGAATTAATTACAATTCGGTATTACGATCAGGGAACGATAGACCGGGTGCTCCCCAACAAGAAATTATTGCTGGAACAAAAAAGCCGGTACACCGTACAGCTTGTTGTTAAAGATGTGAGCTAG